The following proteins are co-located in the Triticum aestivum cultivar Chinese Spring chromosome 1A, IWGSC CS RefSeq v2.1, whole genome shotgun sequence genome:
- the LOC123045901 gene encoding mitochondrial import inner membrane translocase subunit PAM16 like 2, producing the protein MAGKLIANLIVMGSGIIGRAMLQAYRKALENANKTGVAHEAINNIRRASKTMTEQEARQILGVTEQSTWEEIAQRYDKLFERNATSGSFYLQSKVHRAKECLENVYQKNKQDGTRT; encoded by the exons ATG GCCGGGAAGCTAATTGCAAACCTTATTGTCATGGGCTCTGGGATTATAGGAAGAGCTATGCTTCAGGCATACCGAAAAGCACTTGAAA ATGCAAATAAAACTGGTGTGGCCCATGAAGCAATCAACAATATCCGTAGGGCCAGCAAGACAATGACCGAGCAAGAAGCGAGGCAGATATTGGGTGTGACTGAGCAGTCGACATGGGAAGAGATTGCACAG CGGTATGACAAGCTATTCGAGAGAAATGCGACATCTGGGAGCTTTTACCTCCAATCCAAGGTTCACCGGGCCAAGGAGTGCCTAGAAAATGTGTACCAAAAGAACAAGCAAGATGGAACTCGGACCTGA